Proteins encoded in a region of the Variovorax sp. PAMC 28711 genome:
- the mlaE gene encoding lipid asymmetry maintenance ABC transporter permease subunit MlaE, protein MSWWRPSDVGLAARNKLADIGSAARLFARLLGSAGSSLRRFSLVRDQIHFLGNYSLLIIAVSGLFVGFVLGLQGYYTLQRYGASEALGLLVTLSLVRELGPVVAALLFAGRAGTSLTAEVGIMKRDEVLSYMEMTAVDPVKRILAPRFWAGVITMPLLAAVFSAVGVMGGYVVGVLMLGLDPGAFWGQMQNGVDVWRDVGNGVIKSIVFGFTVTFVALLQGYAAQPTPEGVARATTRTVVVASLAVLGLDFLLTAMMFSI, encoded by the coding sequence ATGAGCTGGTGGCGACCCTCCGACGTGGGGTTGGCCGCGCGCAACAAGCTGGCCGATATCGGCAGCGCGGCGCGGCTGTTCGCGCGCCTCCTCGGCTCGGCCGGCTCGTCGCTGCGCCGGTTCTCGCTGGTTCGCGACCAGATCCATTTTCTCGGCAACTACTCGTTGCTCATCATTGCGGTCTCCGGCCTGTTCGTCGGCTTCGTGCTGGGGTTGCAGGGCTACTACACGCTGCAGCGCTACGGCGCGTCAGAGGCGCTCGGCCTGCTCGTCACCTTGAGCCTGGTGCGTGAACTCGGGCCGGTGGTCGCGGCCTTGCTTTTCGCGGGCCGCGCCGGCACGTCGCTGACGGCCGAGGTGGGCATCATGAAGCGCGACGAGGTGCTGAGCTACATGGAAATGACGGCGGTCGATCCCGTCAAGCGGATTCTGGCGCCGCGATTCTGGGCTGGCGTCATCACCATGCCACTGCTGGCCGCGGTGTTCAGCGCCGTGGGCGTGATGGGCGGTTACGTGGTGGGCGTGCTGATGCTCGGGCTGGACCCGGGCGCCTTCTGGGGCCAGATGCAGAACGGGGTCGACGTGTGGCGGGATGTCGGCAACGGCGTCATCAAGAGCATCGTCTTCGGCTTCACCGTGACGTTCGTGGCGTTGCTGCAGGGCTACGCGGCCCAACCGACGCCTGAAGGGGTCGCGCGTGCCACCACGCGAACCGTGGTCGTGGCCTCGTTGGCCGTGCTCGGGCTGGACTTTTTGCTGACAGCCATGATGTTCAGCATCTGA
- a CDS encoding ABC transporter ATP-binding protein, with protein sequence MDTALSSPSLVEFRDVVFGYGARAILDGVSFEVPRGKVTALMGASGGGKTTVLRLIGGQQRAQRGEVLFDGQNVGGMASDVLYAARRRMGMLFQFGALFTDSSVLENVAFPLREHTRLPEALVRDIVLMKLEAVGLRNARDLMPSEISGGMARRVALARAIALDPELVMYDEPFAGLDPISLGTAARLIRQLNDTLGLTSIIVSHDLEETFRIADHVIILANGRIAAQGKPEDVRQSSDPLVHQFVNALPEGPVHFHYPGVSVADDFGNANGGRA encoded by the coding sequence ATGGACACCGCCCTTTCTTCTCCCTCTCTCGTTGAATTTCGCGATGTCGTGTTCGGCTACGGCGCGCGCGCGATCCTCGATGGCGTCTCTTTCGAGGTGCCCCGCGGAAAGGTGACGGCGTTGATGGGTGCTTCCGGCGGCGGCAAGACCACGGTGCTGCGCCTGATCGGCGGCCAGCAGCGCGCACAGCGCGGCGAAGTGCTGTTCGACGGCCAGAACGTCGGTGGCATGGCGTCCGACGTTTTGTATGCGGCGCGGCGCCGCATGGGCATGCTGTTCCAGTTTGGGGCGCTGTTCACCGACAGCAGCGTGTTGGAAAACGTCGCGTTTCCGCTGCGGGAACACACCCGGCTGCCTGAGGCGCTGGTGCGCGACATCGTGCTGATGAAGCTGGAGGCGGTCGGGCTGCGCAATGCGCGCGACCTGATGCCGAGCGAAATCTCCGGCGGGATGGCGCGTCGCGTGGCGCTGGCCAGGGCGATCGCGCTCGATCCCGAACTCGTCATGTATGACGAACCGTTCGCCGGGCTCGATCCGATTTCGCTCGGTACGGCCGCCCGGCTGATCCGCCAGTTGAACGACACGCTGGGCCTGACCAGCATCATCGTGTCGCACGACCTCGAAGAAACTTTCCGGATCGCCGATCACGTGATCATCCTGGCGAACGGCCGCATTGCGGCCCAGGGCAAACCGGAGGATGTGCGTCAAAGCAGCGATCCGCTGGTGCACCAGTTCGTCAACGCGCTGCCCGAAGGCCCGGTGCACTTTCACTATCCCGGCGTGAGCGTCGCGGACGATTTCGGCAACGCCAACGGAGGTCGCGCATGA
- a CDS encoding glutamate synthase subunit beta, with amino-acid sequence MGKITGFMEHERIEEGYKPVDERLKHYKEFVVGLTPEEAKVQGARCMDCGTPFCNSGCPVNNIIPDFNDLVYRNDWQNAFAVLDSTNNFPEFTGRICPAPCEAACVLNVNDDAIGIKSIEHAIIDRAWDEGWVTPRVAQHKTGKKVAVVGAGPAGMAAAQQLARVGHDVTLFEKNDRIGGLLRYGIPDFKMEKTHIDRRVEQMQAEGVVFRTSVVVGAAKDPMGKGSKVTNLAKETVTPEQLDKEFDAVLLTGGSEQSRDLPVPGRELDGIHFAMEMLPQQNRVNAGDKLKGQLRADGKHVIVIGGGDTGSDCVGTSNRHGAVSVTQFEVMPQPPEEENRPMTWPYWPIKLRTSSSHQEGCEREFAISTKEFIGDGKKVTGLKTVRVEWKDGKMVEVAGSEQILKADLVLLAMGFVNPVATVLDAFGIEKDARGNARASVDFIGGYATNVPKVFAAGDMRRGQSLVVWAIREGRQAARSVDEFLMGFSDLPR; translated from the coding sequence ATGGGAAAAATCACCGGCTTCATGGAGCACGAGCGTATCGAAGAGGGCTACAAGCCCGTGGACGAGCGTCTCAAGCATTACAAGGAATTCGTGGTCGGCCTGACGCCGGAAGAGGCGAAGGTACAGGGCGCGCGCTGCATGGACTGCGGCACGCCGTTCTGCAACAGCGGCTGCCCGGTCAACAACATCATTCCTGATTTCAACGATCTGGTGTATCGCAATGACTGGCAGAACGCCTTCGCGGTGCTGGATTCGACCAACAACTTTCCCGAGTTCACCGGTCGCATCTGTCCCGCGCCCTGCGAAGCGGCGTGCGTGCTGAACGTGAACGACGACGCCATCGGCATCAAGTCGATCGAGCACGCGATCATCGACCGCGCCTGGGATGAAGGCTGGGTCACGCCGCGCGTGGCCCAGCACAAGACCGGCAAGAAGGTCGCCGTGGTCGGTGCCGGGCCTGCCGGCATGGCGGCGGCGCAACAGCTCGCGCGCGTGGGCCACGACGTCACGCTGTTCGAGAAGAACGATCGCATCGGCGGCTTGCTGCGTTACGGCATTCCCGACTTCAAGATGGAGAAGACGCACATCGACCGTCGCGTCGAGCAGATGCAGGCCGAAGGCGTGGTGTTCCGCACCAGCGTCGTCGTCGGTGCCGCCAAAGACCCGATGGGCAAGGGCTCGAAGGTCACGAACCTGGCCAAGGAAACCGTTACGCCCGAGCAGCTCGACAAGGAATTCGACGCGGTGCTGCTCACCGGCGGCTCGGAGCAATCGCGCGACCTGCCGGTGCCCGGCCGCGAACTGGACGGCATTCACTTCGCGATGGAAATGCTGCCGCAACAGAACCGCGTGAACGCGGGCGACAAGCTCAAGGGCCAACTGCGCGCCGACGGCAAGCATGTCATCGTGATCGGCGGCGGCGACACCGGCTCCGACTGCGTGGGCACCAGCAACCGCCACGGCGCGGTCAGCGTCACGCAGTTCGAGGTGATGCCGCAGCCGCCCGAGGAAGAAAACCGGCCGATGACCTGGCCTTACTGGCCCATCAAGCTGCGCACCAGCTCCAGCCATCAAGAAGGCTGCGAGCGCGAGTTCGCGATCTCGACCAAGGAGTTCATCGGCGACGGAAAGAAGGTCACCGGCCTGAAGACCGTTCGGGTCGAGTGGAAGGACGGCAAGATGGTCGAGGTCGCAGGCAGCGAGCAAATCCTGAAGGCCGACCTCGTCCTGCTGGCCATGGGCTTCGTGAACCCGGTGGCCACCGTGCTCGACGCTTTCGGCATCGAGAAAGATGCACGCGGCAATGCCAGGGCGAGCGTCGATTTCATTGGTGGCTACGCGACCAACGTGCCGAAGGTGTTTGCCGCAGGCGACATGCGGCGCGGCCAGTCGCTGGTGGTATGGGCCATCCGCGAAGGGCGGCAGGCCGCGCGCTCGGTGGACGAGTTCCTGATGGGCTTCAGCGATCTGCCGCGCTGA
- a CDS encoding glutamate synthase-related protein, translated as MTTDAEIKHLEDHGLYSSAHEHDACGLGFVAHIKGEKRHDIVTQALKILENIDHRGAVGADKLMGDGAGILIQIPDALYREEMAKQGVELPPSGEYGVGMIFLPKEHASRMACEQEMERAVKAEGQVLLGWRDVPVNRDMPMSPAVKVTEPILRQVFIGRGNDVIVQDALERKLYVIRKTASANIQNLNLKHSKEYYVPSMSSRTVVYKGLLLADQVGVYYLDLSDERCISAIGLVHQRFSTNTFPKWPLAHPYRYVAHNGEINTVRGNYNWMKAREGVMSSPVLGPDLKKLYPISFAGQSDTATFDNCLELMTMAGYPISQAVMMMIPEPWEQHTTMDERRRAFYEYHAAMMEPWDGPASIVFTDGRQIGATLDRNGLRPSRYCVTDDDLVIMASESGVLPVPEHKIVRKWRLQPGKMFLIDLEQGRMIDDDELKAYVVNTKPYKQWIENLRIKLDSVEAPAPEVHESKVSLLDRQQAFGYTQEDIKFLMSPMAQAGEEGIGSMGNDSPLAVLSSKNKPLYNYFRQMFAQVTNPPIDPIREAIVMSLNSFIGPKPNLLDINQVNPPMRLEVSQPILDFADMAKLRNIEQHTQGKFRSSTLDITYPADWGREGVEAKLASLCAEAVDAIKGGSNILIVSDRLVSPTQVAIPALLASSAIHQHLVREGLRTTAGLVVETGSAREVHHFGVLAGYGAEAVHPYLAMETLAAMHADLPGALSAEKAIYNYVKAIGKGLSKIMSKMGVSTYMSYCGAQLFEAIGLNNDAIGKYFTGTASRVEGIGVFEIAEEALRMHAAAFGDDPILANMLDAGGEYAWRTRGEDHMWTPDAIAKLQHSTRANNWSTYKEYAQIINDQSRRHMTLRGLFEFKIDPSKAIPVEEVEPAVEIVKRFATGAMSLGSISTEAHSTLAVAMNRIGGKSNTGEGGEDPARYRNELKGIPVKLGDTLKSVIGDANVEVDLALKAGDSLRSKIKQVASGRFGVTAEYLSSADQIQIKMAQGAKPGEGGQLPGGKVTEYIGKQRYSVPGVGLISPPPHHDIYSIEDLAQLIHDLKNVAPHASISTKLVSEVGVGTVATGVTKCKSDHIVIAGHDGGTGASPWSSIKHAGGPWEIGLAETQQTLVLNRLRGRVRVQADGQMKTGRDVAIGALLGADEFGFATAPLIVEGCIMMRKCHLNTCPVGVATQDPVLRKKFSGKPEHVVNYFFFIAEEVRHIMAQLGIRNFNEMIGRADLLDMKRGIEHWKASGLDFNRLFAMPNVPADVPRYHVENQDHGLEHNLDTKLIEKSRAAIDKGEKVQFIEVARNVNRTVGAKLSGALTRVHPEGLPDDSIRIQLEGTGGQSFGAFLARGITLYLIGDANDYTGKGLSGGRIVVRPSLEFRGEAVRNTIVGNTVMYGATTGEAYFCGVAGERFAVRLSGATAVVEGTGDHGCEYMTGGTVAVLGKTGRNFAAGMSGGLAFVYDEDGQFASRCNLSMVTLEKVLTTAEQTATIKRGIWHNGLTDEAQLRKLLEEHHRWTGSKRARELLDDWTMARTRFVKVFPNEYKRALGEIHDRKVELASSGNNAHAGLEPHAAKTPAKV; from the coding sequence ATGACGACGGATGCCGAAATCAAACACCTCGAAGATCACGGTCTGTATTCGTCCGCCCACGAGCACGACGCGTGTGGCCTGGGCTTTGTGGCCCACATCAAGGGTGAGAAGCGGCACGACATCGTGACCCAGGCGCTCAAGATTCTCGAGAACATCGACCATCGCGGCGCAGTGGGCGCTGACAAGCTGATGGGCGACGGCGCCGGCATCCTGATCCAGATTCCGGACGCGCTGTATCGCGAGGAGATGGCCAAGCAAGGCGTCGAGCTGCCGCCGTCCGGCGAATACGGCGTCGGCATGATCTTCCTGCCGAAGGAGCACGCCTCGCGCATGGCGTGCGAGCAGGAGATGGAACGCGCCGTCAAGGCCGAAGGACAGGTGCTGCTCGGCTGGCGCGACGTGCCGGTCAACCGCGACATGCCGATGTCGCCGGCGGTCAAGGTGACCGAACCGATCCTGCGCCAGGTCTTCATCGGTCGCGGCAACGACGTCATCGTGCAGGACGCGCTGGAACGCAAGCTCTATGTCATCCGCAAGACGGCCAGCGCCAACATCCAGAACCTGAACCTCAAGCACAGCAAGGAATACTACGTTCCGAGCATGTCGAGCCGCACCGTGGTCTACAAGGGTCTGCTGCTGGCCGACCAGGTGGGCGTGTACTACCTCGACCTGTCCGACGAACGCTGCATCTCGGCGATCGGCCTGGTGCACCAGCGCTTCTCGACCAACACCTTCCCCAAGTGGCCGCTGGCCCACCCGTACCGCTACGTTGCCCACAACGGCGAAATCAACACGGTGCGCGGCAACTACAACTGGATGAAGGCGCGCGAAGGCGTCATGTCGTCGCCGGTGCTGGGCCCAGACCTCAAAAAGCTGTACCCGATCAGCTTCGCGGGCCAGTCCGACACCGCCACCTTCGACAACTGCCTCGAACTCATGACGATGGCCGGCTACCCGATCAGCCAGGCCGTGATGATGATGATCCCCGAGCCGTGGGAGCAGCATACGACGATGGACGAGCGTCGCCGCGCGTTCTATGAATACCACGCCGCGATGATGGAGCCGTGGGACGGCCCTGCCTCGATCGTCTTCACCGACGGTCGCCAGATCGGCGCCACGCTCGACCGCAACGGCCTGCGGCCTTCGCGCTACTGCGTGACCGATGACGACCTGGTCATCATGGCGTCCGAGTCCGGCGTGCTGCCGGTGCCCGAGCACAAGATCGTGCGCAAGTGGCGCCTGCAGCCCGGCAAGATGTTCCTGATCGACCTCGAGCAGGGCCGGATGATCGACGACGACGAGCTCAAGGCCTATGTCGTCAACACCAAGCCGTACAAGCAGTGGATCGAGAACCTGCGCATCAAGCTCGACAGCGTCGAGGCCCCTGCGCCCGAGGTTCACGAGAGCAAGGTGTCGCTGCTCGACCGCCAGCAGGCTTTCGGTTACACGCAGGAAGACATCAAGTTCCTGATGAGCCCGATGGCGCAGGCCGGCGAAGAGGGCATCGGCTCGATGGGCAACGACAGCCCGCTGGCCGTGCTCTCGAGCAAGAACAAGCCGCTCTACAACTACTTCCGCCAGATGTTCGCGCAGGTGACCAACCCGCCGATCGACCCGATCCGCGAAGCGATCGTGATGTCGCTGAACAGCTTTATCGGCCCCAAGCCCAACCTGCTGGACATCAACCAGGTCAATCCGCCGATGCGGCTCGAGGTGAGCCAGCCGATCCTCGACTTCGCCGACATGGCGAAGCTGCGCAACATCGAGCAGCACACGCAGGGCAAGTTCCGCAGCTCGACGCTCGACATCACCTACCCGGCCGACTGGGGCCGCGAGGGCGTCGAAGCGAAGCTGGCGTCGCTGTGCGCCGAAGCGGTGGACGCAATCAAGGGCGGCAGCAACATCCTCATCGTGAGCGACCGCCTGGTCAGCCCGACGCAGGTGGCGATTCCGGCCTTGCTGGCCTCCAGCGCGATTCACCAGCACCTCGTGCGTGAGGGGCTGCGCACCACGGCCGGCCTGGTGGTGGAAACCGGCAGCGCCCGCGAGGTGCATCACTTCGGCGTGCTCGCAGGCTATGGCGCGGAAGCGGTGCATCCGTATCTCGCCATGGAAACGCTGGCCGCCATGCACGCCGACCTGCCGGGCGCACTGTCGGCCGAGAAGGCGATCTACAACTACGTGAAGGCGATCGGCAAGGGCCTGTCGAAGATCATGTCCAAGATGGGCGTGAGCACCTACATGAGCTACTGCGGCGCGCAGTTGTTCGAGGCCATCGGCCTCAACAACGATGCGATCGGCAAGTACTTCACCGGCACCGCGAGCCGCGTCGAAGGCATCGGCGTGTTCGAGATCGCCGAAGAAGCGCTGCGCATGCACGCCGCGGCCTTCGGCGACGACCCGATCCTCGCCAACATGCTCGACGCCGGCGGCGAATACGCCTGGCGCACGCGCGGCGAAGACCACATGTGGACGCCCGACGCGATCGCCAAGCTACAGCACAGCACGCGCGCCAACAACTGGAGCACGTACAAGGAATACGCGCAGATCATCAATGACCAGAGCCGTCGCCACATGACGCTGCGTGGGCTGTTCGAGTTCAAGATCGATCCGTCGAAAGCCATCCCGGTCGAAGAAGTCGAGCCCGCCGTCGAGATCGTCAAGCGCTTCGCCACAGGCGCGATGTCGCTTGGCTCGATTTCCACCGAAGCGCATTCGACGCTGGCCGTGGCCATGAACCGCATCGGCGGCAAGAGCAACACGGGTGAGGGCGGTGAAGACCCGGCCCGCTACCGCAACGAACTCAAGGGCATCCCGGTCAAGCTCGGCGACACCCTCAAGAGCGTGATCGGCGACGCCAACGTCGAGGTCGACCTGGCGCTGAAGGCAGGCGATTCGCTGCGCTCGAAGATCAAGCAGGTCGCCTCGGGCCGATTCGGTGTCACCGCCGAATACCTGAGCTCGGCCGACCAGATCCAGATCAAGATGGCGCAGGGCGCCAAGCCCGGAGAGGGCGGCCAGCTGCCCGGCGGCAAGGTCACCGAGTACATCGGCAAGCAGCGCTACTCGGTGCCGGGCGTCGGCCTGATCAGCCCGCCGCCGCACCACGACATCTATTCGATCGAAGACCTGGCACAGCTGATCCACGACCTGAAGAACGTCGCGCCGCACGCCAGCATCAGCACCAAGCTGGTCAGCGAAGTGGGTGTGGGCACGGTCGCGACCGGCGTCACCAAGTGCAAGAGCGACCACATCGTGATCGCCGGTCATGACGGCGGCACGGGGGCGTCGCCCTGGTCCTCGATCAAGCACGCGGGCGGCCCGTGGGAAATCGGCCTCGCCGAAACCCAGCAGACGCTGGTGCTCAACCGCCTGCGCGGCCGCGTGCGGGTGCAGGCCGACGGCCAGATGAAGACCGGCCGCGACGTCGCGATCGGCGCGCTGCTCGGGGCCGACGAGTTCGGCTTCGCGACCGCGCCGCTGATCGTCGAAGGCTGCATCATGATGCGCAAGTGCCACCTGAACACCTGCCCGGTGGGCGTGGCCACGCAGGACCCGGTGCTGCGCAAGAAGTTCTCGGGCAAACCCGAGCACGTGGTCAACTACTTCTTCTTCATTGCCGAAGAAGTGCGTCACATCATGGCGCAGCTGGGCATCCGCAACTTCAACGAGATGATCGGTCGTGCCGACCTGCTCGACATGAAGCGCGGCATCGAGCACTGGAAGGCGAGCGGCCTCGACTTCAACCGCCTGTTCGCGATGCCGAACGTGCCGGCCGACGTGCCGCGTTACCACGTCGAGAACCAGGACCACGGCCTCGAGCACAACCTGGACACCAAGCTCATCGAGAAGTCGCGCGCGGCCATCGACAAGGGCGAGAAGGTGCAGTTCATCGAGGTGGCGCGCAACGTGAACCGCACGGTCGGCGCGAAGCTGTCCGGGGCGCTGACACGCGTGCATCCCGAAGGGCTGCCCGACGATTCGATCCGCATCCAGCTCGAAGGCACGGGCGGGCAATCGTTCGGCGCGTTCCTGGCGCGCGGCATCACGCTGTACCTGATCGGCGACGCCAACGACTACACCGGCAAGGGCCTGTCGGGCGGCCGCATCGTGGTGCGACCCAGCCTCGAATTTCGCGGCGAAGCGGTGCGCAACACCATCGTCGGCAACACCGTCATGTACGGTGCGACGACCGGCGAGGCCTACTTCTGCGGCGTCGCCGGGGAGCGCTTCGCGGTGCGTTTGTCAGGCGCTACCGCAGTGGTCGAAGGCACCGGCGACCACGGCTGCGAATACATGACGGGTGGCACGGTGGCGGTGCTCGGCAAGACCGGGCGCAACTTCGCCGCCGGCATGAGCGGTGGCCTCGCTTTCGTCTACGACGAAGACGGCCAGTTCGCCTCGCGCTGCAACCTGTCGATGGTCACGCTCGAAAAGGTGCTGACCACTGCCGAACAGACCGCCACGATCAAGCGCGGTATCTGGCACAACGGCCTGACCGATGAAGCGCAGCTGCGCAAGCTGCTTGAAGAGCACCACCGCTGGACCGGCAGCAAGCGCGCGCGCGAACTGCTCGACGACTGGACGATGGCGCGCACCCGGTTCGTGAAGGTGTTCCCGAACGAATACAAGCGCGCATTGGGCGAGATCCACGACCGCAAGGTCGAGCTCGCGAGCAGCGGCAACAACGCGCACGCCGGCCTCGAGCCGCATGCAGCGAAGACGCCGGCCAAGGTCTGA
- a CDS encoding transposase, translating into MARLPRLTLADHPHQVIQRGHNGQPIFIDRDDRERLLFLMADSATRFGVAIHAYVLLDNAFHLLATPSGPDGMSQFMQAVGRGYVRYFNDRHGRSGTLWDGRYRSTLIQADRYLLPCMVSIDLRPVRAGLVEEAGAFAWSSHGHYAGSRNDRLVTPHALYWALGNTPFAREAGYADLVHAGVSAADEAALDEATLRGWAAGDEQFLESLQKATERRVVKSRAGRPSSANSAFQKAA; encoded by the coding sequence ATGGCGCGCCTGCCCCGACTCACGCTGGCGGACCATCCGCATCAGGTGATCCAGCGCGGGCACAACGGCCAGCCGATCTTCATCGACCGTGACGACCGAGAGCGTTTGCTCTTTCTGATGGCCGACAGTGCGACGCGCTTCGGCGTGGCGATCCACGCTTACGTGCTGCTCGACAACGCCTTCCACCTGCTCGCCACGCCATCGGGGCCGGATGGCATGTCGCAGTTCATGCAGGCGGTCGGCCGGGGCTATGTGCGCTACTTCAACGATCGCCACGGCCGGAGCGGCACGCTGTGGGACGGCCGGTATCGGTCGACGCTGATCCAGGCGGACCGATATTTGTTGCCCTGCATGGTGAGCATCGACCTGCGCCCGGTTCGTGCCGGTCTCGTGGAGGAAGCCGGCGCATTTGCGTGGTCCAGTCATGGCCACTACGCCGGCTCTCGGAACGACCGCCTCGTCACGCCCCACGCCTTGTACTGGGCGCTCGGCAACACCCCCTTCGCGCGCGAAGCCGGTTATGCCGATTTGGTGCACGCCGGCGTGTCCGCTGCCGACGAGGCCGCCCTGGACGAAGCCACGCTTCGGGGCTGGGCGGCAGGCGATGAGCAGTTCCTCGAATCGCTGCAGAAGGCCACCGAGCGGCGGGTGGTCAAATCCAGGGCGGGCCGGCCATCCTCTGCGAACTCGGCATTTCAGAAAGCGGCATAA
- a CDS encoding class I SAM-dependent methyltransferase, protein MNAVAKPSKAAKAEADVLAELRPGQSQELLKELHILTREGRLNQDSRRKLKQVYHLFQFIEKLLRELPDGGAHATLADHGAGKSYLGFIIYDLFFKALQDGHVYGIETRAELVEKSRVLARHLGFDRMSFLNLTVAASAHAAELPPRIDVVTALHACDTATDDAIAFGLAKQAGFMVLVPCCQAEVAACLRETKALALSRTPLAELWRHPLHTREIGSQLTNVLRCLYLEANGYQVTVTELVGWEHSMKNELIIARRTGHAKTSAAERLKSLLGEFGLASLLETRFRLS, encoded by the coding sequence ATGAACGCTGTCGCCAAGCCCTCGAAAGCCGCCAAGGCGGAGGCCGACGTGCTGGCCGAATTGCGACCCGGGCAGTCGCAGGAGCTGCTCAAGGAGCTTCACATCCTCACGCGCGAAGGGCGACTCAACCAGGATTCGCGACGCAAGCTCAAACAGGTCTATCACCTGTTCCAGTTCATCGAGAAGCTGCTGCGCGAACTGCCCGACGGCGGCGCGCACGCCACCCTGGCCGATCACGGTGCGGGCAAGTCGTACCTTGGCTTCATCATCTACGACCTGTTTTTCAAGGCGTTGCAGGACGGCCACGTCTACGGCATCGAGACGCGCGCGGAGCTGGTCGAAAAGTCGCGCGTGCTGGCAAGGCATCTGGGCTTCGACCGGATGTCGTTTCTCAACCTCACGGTGGCGGCGTCGGCGCACGCGGCCGAACTGCCGCCGCGCATCGACGTCGTGACTGCGCTGCACGCCTGCGACACCGCGACCGACGACGCCATCGCGTTCGGCCTCGCGAAGCAGGCCGGCTTCATGGTGCTGGTGCCGTGCTGCCAGGCCGAGGTGGCGGCCTGCCTGCGGGAGACCAAGGCGCTCGCGCTGTCGCGCACGCCGCTCGCCGAGCTGTGGCGCCATCCGCTCCACACCCGCGAAATCGGCAGCCAGCTCACCAACGTGCTGCGCTGCCTCTATCTCGAGGCGAACGGTTACCAGGTCACCGTGACCGAGTTGGTGGGCTGGGAGCACAGCATGAAGAACGAACTGATCATCGCGCGCCGCACCGGCCACGCGAAGACGAGCGCGGCCGAGCGGCTGAAGAGCCTGCTGGGCGAGTTCGGTCTTGCGTCGCTGCTCGAGACGCGCTTTCGCTTGTCCTGA
- a CDS encoding DUF1415 domain-containing protein, whose protein sequence is MSGAATISAAQAEADMRHWLERAVIGLNLCPFAKAVHVKQQVHYATYLDGGDAGLMDALLAEARALADSAPSLRDTTLLIAPNTLTDFLDFNDFTLRAERRLTRAGFEGVFQLASFHPLFQFAGSEPDDLANATNRAPYPTLHLLREDSVSRAVEAFPDAGDIFERNIETLESLGAAGWAALDVGPGGAHR, encoded by the coding sequence ATGAGCGGCGCTGCCACAATCAGTGCGGCACAGGCTGAAGCAGACATGCGGCACTGGCTGGAGCGCGCGGTGATCGGCCTCAACCTCTGCCCGTTCGCCAAGGCCGTGCACGTGAAGCAGCAGGTCCACTACGCGACGTATCTCGATGGCGGCGATGCGGGCTTGATGGACGCGCTGCTCGCCGAAGCTCGGGCGCTTGCAGACAGCGCGCCGTCCTTGCGGGACACCACCCTTTTGATCGCACCGAACACCTTGACCGACTTTCTCGATTTCAACGACTTCACGCTTCGCGCCGAACGCCGGCTGACGCGTGCCGGTTTCGAGGGCGTGTTCCAGCTCGCGAGTTTCCATCCTCTATTCCAGTTCGCAGGCAGCGAACCCGACGACCTCGCGAATGCCACGAACCGCGCGCCGTACCCCACGCTGCACCTGCTGCGCGAAGACAGCGTAAGCCGGGCCGTCGAGGCCTTCCCCGACGCCGGGGACATCTTCGAGCGCAACATCGAGACGCTCGAATCGCTGGGTGCGGCCGGCTGGGCTGCGCTCGACGTCGGCCCGGGAGGCGCACACCGATGA